The Mycolicibacterium monacense genome contains the following window.
AGGGCACGCTGTTCCGGCGCTTCGGGAGCCGGGCCGGTCTGATGGTGGTACTGCTCGACGAGGACGAGAAGGCCCAGCAGCAGGCCTTCCTCTTCGGGCCGCCGCCACTCGGTCCCGGCGCCCCTCCGCTGGAGCGGTTGCTGGCCTACGGGCGGGCCCGGCACACGTTCGTCCACGACCATTACGCCCTGCTCTCGGATGCCGGGCGCGATCCGCAGACCCGCTTCACCGGGCCGTTCCGACTGCATCACGCCCACATCCGGATGCTGCTGCAGTCGGCGGGCACCACCGGGGACCTCGATGCGCAGACCGCCGCCCTGACCGCACTCCTCGACGCCGACTACATCGAGCACCGTCTCGCCGACGGCGCCACGCTCGACGAGGTGGCCGACGCGTGGGAGGTCGTGGCCGTCAAGCTGTGTGGGCGGTGAGGCGTGCCGCGCTGGATCCTGCACGTCGACCTCGACCAGTTCCTCGCCTCGGTCGAGCTGCGCCGACACCCGGAACTGGCGGGGCTGCCGGTGATCGTCGGTGGCAGCGGTGACCCGACCGAACCGCGCAAGGTGGTCACCTGCGCCTCCTACCGCGCGCGCGAATTCGGGGTGCATGCCGGGATGCCCCTGCGCGTGGCGGCGCGGCGATGCCCGGATGCGACGTTCCTGCCGTCGGACACCGCGGCCTACGACGAGGCCTCCGAACAGGTGATGGGGTTGTTGCGCGATCTGGGTCACCCGGTCGAGGTGTGGGGCTGGGACGAGGCCTACCTCGGCGCCGATGTCGAGGATCCGTTCGCACTGGCCGAGCGCATCCGCGAAGTGGTCGCCGGTACCGGTCTGTCGTGCTCGGTGGGCATCAGCGACAACAAGCAGCGCGCCAAGGTCGCCACCGGCTTCGGCAAGCCC
Protein-coding sequences here:
- a CDS encoding TetR/AcrR family transcriptional regulator; the encoded protein is MSAPDRFAPLPVTDEPQERGDAARNRLLLLEAARRLIAERGAGAVSTDDIAAAAGVGKGTLFRRFGSRAGLMVVLLDEDEKAQQQAFLFGPPPLGPGAPPLERLLAYGRARHTFVHDHYALLSDAGRDPQTRFTGPFRLHHAHIRMLLQSAGTTGDLDAQTAALTALLDADYIEHRLADGATLDEVADAWEVVAVKLCGR